In a single window of the Trichoderma breve strain T069 chromosome 6, whole genome shotgun sequence genome:
- a CDS encoding amidohydrolase family domain-containing protein, with product MALSPLLRWGSIISVIAAAVFAYSFQQHPFLFTGVHNDPLPVYCYQSVRTHDAAHPSAECFSVEGGMFRYVWTQDSKDSLHQVKGADITVSDGYAIPGLWDGHGHLLQYGEFLHSIDLFGSKSLDEVRDRIKTYLAANPGAGTKGQWLRGIGWDQSAFGRMPTANDIEQDDELRGIFMMLDRIDVHCSWVSQSVLNLLPDEIPDVPGGDIIRDPGPGVFCDNAMDMIMALWPKPGEEEKARAVKSAMKELNKVGLVGMHDAGVTADNARLYSELATSPDWTVRVYSMLECAKRNTFCPEATSQISLSNGMFGLRSVKLFADGALGSWGSAMLEPYSDHPWTSGSLLINASALTEIIHPDDQKRMHALGIIPSIQPTHATSDMKYAEERLGPKRTKEEAYRMKSVLDIKPILGSDFPVEPPNPFQGIYAAMTRKNPHTGLGPDPKNPSQGWHTQETLSLDEALMGFTQNVAYGAFVEQYAGAIRRGAFADWVVLDEPLEDMDIEKLRTLKVRETWVAGRRVYSRDETRWPLSDSN from the exons ATGGCTTTATCGCCGCTCCTTCGCTGGGGTTCCATTATCTCAGTTATTGCAGCCGCGGTTTTTGCCTACTCTTTCCAGCAACATCCGTTTCTGTTCACGGGTGTTCACAATGACCCTCTTCCGGTATATTGCTACCAAAGTGTGAGGACTCATGATGCCGCACATCCGTCTGCTGAATGTTTCTCGGTGGAGGGTGGTATGTTTCGCTACGTCTGGACCCAGGATAGCAAAGATTCTCTGCACCAAGTGAAAGGAGCCGACATTACCGTTTCAGACGGCTATGCGATTCCTGGTCTCTGGGATGGCCATGGGCATCTGCTACAGTATGGAGAATTTCTTCACTCGATTGATCTTTTTGGCTCCAAGTCACTCGATGAAGTGAGAGATCGCATCAAGACATACCTTGCCGCAAACCCCGGAGCCGGCACCAAAGGCCAGTGGCTTCGTGGTATTGGATGGGACCAATCTGCCTTTGGGCGTATGCCTACTGCT AACGATATCGAGCAAGACGACGAGCTCAGAGGAATTTTCATGATGCTGGACAGAATTGATGTCCACTGCTCATGGGTTTCACAGTCAGTGTTGAATCTCCTCCCGGATGAAATCCCAGACGTTCCCGGGGGTGATATTATTCGTGATCCTGGCCCAGGAGTCTTCTGCGATAATGCCATGGACATGATTATGGCCCTATGGCCGAAGCccggagaagaggagaaagctCGAGCCGTCAAGTCAGCTATGAAGGAGTTGAACAAGGTTGGCCTGGTAGGAATGCACGACGCCGGTGTGACGGCAGACAACGCTCGGCTGTATTCTGAACTGGCAACTTCTCCAGATTGGACTGTCCGAGTTTACAGTATGTTGGAGTGTGCGAAGAGAAACACATTTTGCCCCGAAGCCACTTCTCAAATCAGTCTTTCAAACGGCATGTTTGGATTACGCAGCGTCAAACTCTTTGCTG ATGGAGCTTTGGGAAGCTGGGGAAGCGCCATGCTTGAGCCATATAGTGACCACCCTTGGACTTCCGGATCACTCCTAATCAATGCATCAGCCCTTACAGAG ATCATCCACCCCGATGACCAGAAACGCATGCACGCTCTCGGCATCATCCCTTCCATTCAGCCCACCCACGCCACCTCCGACATGAAGTACGCCGAGGAAAGACTCGGACCAAAGCGAACAAAAGAGGAAGCCTACCGCATGAAGTCTGTACTCGACATCAAACCCATCCTTGGCAGCGACTTCCCCGTCGAGCCACCAAACCCGTTTCAAGGAATTTACGctgcgatgacgaggaagaaccCGCACACTGGATTAGGGCCTGACCCGAAGAACCCCTCGCAAGGATGGCATACGCAAGAGACTCTCAGCTTGGACGAGGCCCTTATGGGCTTTACACAAAATGTTGCGTATGGAGCGTTTGTCGAACAATATGCAGGCGCAATTAGGCGGGGTGCATTTGCGGATTGGGTTGTGCTTGATGAGCCGCTGGAGGACATGGATATCGAGAAGCTTCGCACACTCAAAGTAAGAGAGACTTGGGTGGCGGGAAGAAGAGTATACTCCCGAGACGAGACACGATGGCCCTTGTCAGATTCCAATTAA
- a CDS encoding acyltransferase family domain-containing protein: MSHHSSINDLPSEEKMGLLDQRRGSDAATDVSDSSTGTATGAGIATTPVHTDGHLQLGLLSPSADSLKAPFGYIRSTPWRILAVRFLVFLTPSFLQGRHAREQICPAKLAPTAYLDGMRGLAALFVFFCHYFYQAFTIAEGWGCGETNYHILKLPFLRLWYQGPPAVCVFFVISGYALSYRPMKLIRNGAWPDFANTMSSLIFRRGIRLYLPTAISTFMIICFLRIGAYEWTRDFANDRKYMKNIVEPHPARMEHAYAQYKDWLLHMFRFLQVFSWDKFGGTYDVHLWTIPVEFRCSLYLFLTIIGTARLRTSVRWLTVVFVMLVTYRNSRWELLLFFCGMLIAENDHIRGAHVPTSNPALPMEEKPRSTKTKLWPIFWALFSILGLYLMCQPDGRGEITPGWRWLSSLIPKWWKEERYRYWQSTGAVIFIIAVSHSPRWQRFFNLPVVQYFGKISYALYLMHGPAMHVVGYHFEKWAYGLTGVQGYWYNAGFVLGACFCIPTVVWWADIFWRAVDIPTVKFAKWFESKVIAKQ, from the exons ATGAGCCATCACAGTTCTATCAACGATTTACCAtcagaagagaagatgggccTACTGGACCAAAGACGGGGTTCGGATGCCGCAACAGACGTCAGTGACAGCAGTACTGGTACTGCGACTGGCGCTGGTATTGCCACAACTCCGGTCCATACTGacggccatcttcaactcgGTCTTTTAAGCCCTTCAGCTGATTCCCTGAAAGCACCCTTTGGATACATTCGATCAACGCCATGGAGGATTCTTGCCGTCCGcttccttgtctttctcaCACCTAGCTTCTTGCAAGGCCGTCACGCTCGCGAGCAGATATGCCCGGCTAAGCTTGCTCCAACTGCCTACCTTGACGGCATGCGCGGTCTAGCAGcactcttcgtcttcttttgtcATTACTTTTATCAAGCATTCACTATCGCTGAGGGATGGGGTTGTGGCGAGACCAACTACCACATTCTCAAACTGCCATTCCTTCGTCTATGGTACCAAGGCCCTCCGGCCGTCTgtgtcttctttgtcatttcTGGATATGCGTTATCATACCGACCTATGAAACTAATTCGAAACGGAGCTTGGCCTGATTTCGCCAATACCATGAGCTCTTTAATATTTCGACGTGGAATTCGTTTATATCTTCCTACTGCAATCTCAACTTTTATGATTATTTGTTTCTTGCGCATCGGCGCATACGAATGGACTCGAGATTTTGCCAACGACCGAAAGTACATGAAAAACATTGTAGAGCCACATCCGGCCCGCATGGAACATGCATATGCTCAATACAAAGATTGGCTCTTACACATGTTTAGATTTCTCCAAGTGTTCAGCTGGGACAAATTTGGCGGAA CTTACGATGTCCACTTATGGACCATTCCCGTTGAATTCCGATGCTCGCTGTACCTCTTTCTTACCATTATCGGCACTGCCCGCCTGCGTACTTCGGTAAGATGGCTCACTGTTGTCTTCGTCATGTTGGTTACCTATCGCAACAGCCGATGGGAACTTTTGCTATTCTTTTGCGGGATGCTCATTGCTGAGAATGATCATATCCGTGGTGCGCACGTCCCGACATCTAACCCAGCCCTACCGATGGAAGAAAAGCCTCGCTCGACCAAAACCAAGCTGTGGCCCATCTTCTGGGCCCTATTCAGCATTCTTGGCTTGTACTTGATGTGTCAGCCGGATGGTCGTGGTGAGATTACCcctggatggagatggctaTCCTCCCTCATACCTAAGTGGTGGAAGGAAGAAAGGTACCGCTATTGGCAGTCGACTGGTGCCGTCATTTTCATCATTGCTGTGAGCCATTCGCCTCGATGGCAACGCTTCTTCAACTTGCCAGTGGTTCAGTACTTTGGCAAGATCTCATACGCCCTCTACCTTATGCATGGACCAGCCATGCACGTTGTTGGCTACCACTTTGAGAAGTGGGCATACGGCCTGACTGGAGTGCAAGGCTACTGGTACAATGCCGGATTCGTCCTGGGGGCGTGCTTTTGTATTCCCACGGTCGTGTGGTGGGCGGATATCTTCTGGAGAGCGGTTGACATTCCTACTGTCAAGTTTGCCAAGTGGTTCGAGAGCAAAGTGATTGCCAAACAGTGA
- a CDS encoding ribosomal protein l17 domain-containing protein yields MAGGLVKYRHLSRKSSARQALLRGLVTQLVQYEHIQTTYAKAKETQRLAEKLITLAKRNNEPCRRSAQGILYTPNLLMPKLFGELRNRYLTREGGYTRVVRTEPKNTYDQGESAILEFVDGKKDSRFMMTAKTLARDRLLGRSSTPVTLQNVKKVTKFRDEKELEEMVQRFMILSTEGEGAVEAQSVESAKLAEKEGAAAEVMAGDIVPESAKSGEQVKR; encoded by the exons ATGGCTGGTGGCCTCGTCAAATACCGGCATCTGAGCCGCAAGTCCTCGGCCAGACAGGCTCTGCTGCGAGGCCTCGTTACCCAGCTCGTGCAATATGAACACATCCAGACCACATacgcaaaggcaaaggagacGCAGCGCCTCGCCGAAAAGCTAATAACGCTGGCCAAAAGAAACAATGAGCCGTGCAGGAGGTCGGCGCAGGGTATTCTTTAT ACACCAAACCTGCTAATGCCCAAGCTCTTTGGCGAGCTACGGAACCGCTACCTGACCCGCGAGGGAGGCTATACTCGAGTCGTCCGCACCGAGCCCAAGAACACATACGACCAGGGCGAGAGCGCAATCCTCGAGTTTGTCGACGGAAAGAAGGATTCTCGCTTCATGATGACGGCCAAGACTCTTGCGCGAGACCGGTTATTAGGGCGCTCCTCGACCCCTGTGACGCTGCAGAACGTGAAGAAGGTGACCAAGTTCCGCGacgagaaggagctggaggaaaTGGTTCAGCGCTTCATGATTCTCAGCACCGAGGGCGAAGGTGCGGTTGAAGCTCAGAGTGTTGAATCAGCCAAGTTAgcggagaaggagggcgCTGCTGCGGAAGTCATGGCGGGAGATATTGTTCCTGAAAGCGCAAAATCTGGCGAGCAAGTCAAGAGGTGA
- a CDS encoding delta-aminolevulinic acid dehydratase domain-containing protein: MSFSSLVQELSLRDANSARRPGPAPSVSTFDDRASHVSRTMSGYASTAATSVSIAGDIGSQLHGGYFHPLARSWQSERQLTKSMLIYPIFVTDGEDDMVEVASLPGQFQVSISRLTGFLEPLVHKGLRSVMLFGVPMKPGTKDALGSAADDPEGPVIQAIQLIRRRFPQLFICADVCLCEYTSHGHCGILRDDSSLNNQMSVDRISDVAIAYAKAGAHCVAPSDMNDGRIRAIKLKLIEEGIAHKTLLMSYSAKFSGCLYGPFRDAAGSAPSFGDRRCYQLPPGGRGLARRAIIRDMNEGADIIMVKPAGQYLDIISDAKDLGKDLPIAAYQVSGEFSMIHAAAKAGVFDLKAMAFESTESILRAGATIVISYFTPQFLDWLDN; this comes from the exons ATGTCCTTCTCCAGTCTCGTCCAGGAACTTAGCCTTCGCGATGCCAACAGTGCTCGCCGGCCTGGTCCTGCGCCTTCAGTCTCAACATTCGATGACCGAGCATCGCACGTTTCTCGCACCATGTCTGGTTATGCCAGCACCGCAGCCACCAGCGTGAGCATCGCTGGCGACATCGGCAGCCAGCTTCACGGCGGCTACTTTCATCCTCTGGCTCGATCCTGGCAGTCTGAGCGCCAGCTGACCAAG TCTATGCTCATCTACCCCATCTTTGTTAccgacggcgaggatgacatGGTCGAAGTGGCCTCTCTTCCTGGCCAGTTCCaagtcagcatcagcagACTGACTGGCTTCCTCGAGCCTCTCGTCCACAAGGGACTGCGATCCGTCATGCTCTTTGGTGTCCCCATGAAGCCTGGCACCAAGGATGCCCTTGGCAGTGCCGCTGATGATCCCGAGGGTCCAGTCATCCAAGCTATTCAGCTCATCCGCCGCCGCTTCCCTCAACTCTTCATCTGCGCCGATGTCTGCCTCTGCGAGTATACCTCTCACGGCCACTGTGGTATCCTACGAGACGACAGCAGCCTGAACAACCAGATGTCTGTCGACCGCATCTCTGATGTTGCCATCGCTTACGCAAAGGCTGGAGCACACTGTGTCGCCCCCTCAGACATGAACGATGGCCGTATTCGTGCTAtcaagctgaagctgatcGAGGAGGGCATTGCCCACAAGACGCTCCTCATGTCATACTCTGCCAAGTTCTCTGGTTGCTTGTACGGACCTTTCCGGGACGCAGCCGGCTCTGCCCCGTCATTTGGCGACCGCAGGTGCTACCAGCTGCCCCCTGGAGGGCGTGGCCTTGCTCGCCGAGCCATTATCCGCGACATGAACGAGGGTGCCGACATCATCATGGTTAAGCCTGCTGGCCAGTACCTGGACATTATTAGTGACGCCAAGGACCTTGGCAAGGACCTGCCCATCGCTGCTTACCAAGTCAGTGGCGAGTTCTCAATGATTCAcgctgctgccaaggccggAGTGTTTGATCTTAAGGCCATGGCTTTTGAATCTACAGAGAGCATTCTTCGAGCTGGtgccaccatcgtcatcagctACTTCACCCCCCAGTTCCTCGATTGGCTCGACAACTAA
- a CDS encoding stress responsive a/B barrel domain-containing protein translates to MAIIHLVLVAFKPDATPEAIADANAGLLALKDNCLHASTKTPYIKSVTGGINNSPEGRNNGLTHGFSFEFGSLEDRAYYLKEDPAHQSLVAKLVPIIEKLTVFDYETGVF, encoded by the exons atggccatcatcCACCTCGTTCTAGTGGCCTTCAAGCCAGACGCCACTCCCGAGGCCATTGCAGAT GCCAACGCAggcctcctcgccctcaagGACAACTGTCTCCACGCAAGCACAAAAACCCCCTACATCAAGTCCGTCACAGGCGGAATTAACAATTCTCCCGAAGGCCGCAAC AATGGCTTGACTCATGGTTTTAGCTTCGAGTTCGGCTCCCTCGAGGACAGGGCATACTATCTCAAGGAGGATCCTGCTCACCAGAGCCTAGTAGCCAAGCTTGTTCCCATCATCGAGAAGCTCACTGTCTTTGACTACGAGACTGGTGTGTTCTAG
- a CDS encoding tyrosine phosphatase family domain-containing protein: MATPTSPAQLDELVRTRVDKPISPDVLFPILSSAPFIPSKTLINARDIGAVPGSKIPSGRIFRCGTLEYASHDPDTVAWIKANVRRIYDLRKPLEREHGPDPEIEGVENVWFPGSQEYKTPSLEDFAKGDGSAAWKDQYMAVALTYAPTYKAVLEHIRDSPAEPFLFHCTAGRDRTGVLAGLLHHLAGTATDDAVRDYMLSRIGTEVAREKLLRFAMDSVGTNDMEVPGFYNLVELRPQYWTAFVGGLEEQFGGWDGYVTKVLGLSEEDLITTFDDVEDGYTESFDSVEYPSPVLNHSNFLLQKGHSSSVKVFIRNYCITYEYASVRQPHLRDGALLNSVTANMAAQTVTKSRTHDDYTVGWVCALSKEQTAATAMLDERHDDLLKPPNDPNTYTLGSIAATFATWMISTFPSIKFGLMVGIGGGIAPKVRLGDVVVSAPTGRYPGVVQWDYGKAEKGGEFKQTGSLNNPPALLRTALTKLRTDNELSGSKIPEYLDELRQRWPRLVSKYTWSESLKDPLHTPAAEGDKGKPRETCVHYGLIASGNQVVKDAEFRDRLDQRYEGNVLCVEMEAAGLMNNFPCIIIRGICDYADSQKNKDWQEYAAAVAAAFAKELLHYIQPRDVDEERPVRDIIKEVHNDVSHIKAKLDGKDDIEILDWLTRTDYGPQQSDYFNRRQPETGIWFLESVEFQNWVATGKQTLFCPGIPGAGKTILTSIVVDYLCSQFYNNSKIGIAYIYCNFRMRDKQTIDDLLASVLKQLAEGQFCLPQSVKDLYDRHKALRTRPSINEILTVLQSVTLLYSRIFIVVDALDECEESSGCRMRFISELFKLQRSNGANILVTSRFIPDIRDKFKGSTEVEIRAHDEDVRKYLESRIIQFGSAFLKTHREKVVTDITKVVQGMFLLAQLHFETIKTKKTLKKLKDILANFPTGQKAYDFAYEEAVRRIQDLDSDSKELAWLVLSWITCAKCPLTTKELQHALAVEIGKTELDEENLVEIEDMVSVCAGLVTIDEESKIIRLVHYTTQEYFERTQNRWFPTKQTEITTVCVTYLSFSAFETGRCETNREFRKRLQLFPFYGYAARNWGHHAPKDEASQEVIEFLKSPAKVEASRFFGLHKAADTLLELGYSPNEQDACNREPLWYVAHSGHEVLAKLLLARGAIANIIDGYGESPLFTAAENDRQGVVEQLLAAGADVNFPRSWSALIAAAEIGHQEIVEKLLAAGANVNARIIISTGGKTALVMAVENGHQEIVEKLLAAGADVNAFTGLYRDETALMVAVENGHQKIVTKLLAAGALVSAFTDSHSHETALVIAVRNGHEEIVDKLLAAGANANAFNSTLDKETALVMAVRNGHQGIVEKLLAAGADANSISTGSMGQSILEIAAQDGYQEILEKLLAAGANADSPQGTFALLMAAVVNRREIVEKLLAAGANFKFDDRRMGRTVVESEERRYYRKKAEELWEMSGATWR, from the exons ATGGCTACACCGACTTCACCAGCCCAGCTCGATGAGCTCGTTCGGACTCGTGTTGACAAGCCCATTTCTCCAGATGTTCTCTTCcccattctctcttctgcacCCTTCATTCCCAGCAAGACGCTCATCAACGCCCGTGATATCGGCGCTGTGCCCGGCAGCAAGATTCCCTCTGGGCGCATCTTCCGCTGCGGCACCCTAGAGTACGCCAGCCATGATCCCGACACCGTGGCCTGGATCAAGGCCAACGTCCGCCGCATCTACGACCTTCGCAAGCCACTCGAACGAGAACACGGCCCTGACCCCGAGATTGAGGGAGTTGAGAATGTCTGGTTCCCTGGGTCGCAAGAATACAAGACGCCGAGCTTGGAGGATTTCGCCAAGGGGGACGGCAGTGCCGCCTGGAAGGACCAGTACATGGCGGTTGCTCTCACCTATGCGCCGACATACAAGGCAGTCCTAGAACACATCAGAGATAGTCCCGCGGAGCCATTTCTCTTTCACTGCACAG CCGGCCGTGACCGCACCGGAGTTCTCgccggccttcttcaccaccTCGCCGGTACGGCCACGGACGATGCAGTTCGTGACTACATGCTTTCCCGAATCGGTACCGAAGTCGCTCGCGAGAAACTTCTAAGATTCGCCATGGATAGCGTTGGCACCAACGATATGGAGGTACCAGGCTTCTACAACCTCGTTGAGCTGCGACCGCAGTACTGGACTGCCTTTGTCGGGGGTCTCGAAGAGCAGTTTGGTGGCTGGGACGGCTATGTGACCAAGGTTCTGGGGCTGTCAGAGGAAGATCTTATTACT ACGTTTGATGACGTTGAAGATGGCTATACTGAGAGCTTCGACTCTGTTGAATATCCGAGTCCTGTCTTGAATCATTCGAATTTCCTGTTACAGAAAGGCCACTCAAGTTCGGTAAAAGTATTTATCCGCAACTACTGTAtcacatacgagtacgccAGTGTTAGGCAACCCCATCTCCGGGATGGGGCCTTACTCAACTCCGTAACGGCTAACATGGCGGCCCAAACAGTTACCAAGAGCAGGACTCATGATGACTACACTGTGGGATGGGTCTGTGCCCTATCTAAAGAGCAGACCGCGGCTACGGCTATGCTTGATGAGAGACATGATGATCTTCTCAAGCCGCCAAATGACCCAAATACATATACCTTGGGATCGATCG CAGCGACTTTTGCGACATGGATGATCTCCACTTTTCCATCAATCAAGTTTGGCTTAATGGTTGGTATTGGCGGAGGCATTGCCCCCAAGGTTCGACTTGGCGATGTAGTTGTTAGTGCTCCTACTGGGCGTTATCCAGGGGTGGTTCAATGGGACTACGGCAAGGCAGAGAAAGGGGGTGAATTTAAGCAGACCGGATCGCTGAACAACCCACCGGCTCTCCTCCGCACGGCCTTGACGAAACTGAGGACAGACAATGAGTTGAGCGGGTCTAAGATACCCGAGTATCTAGACGAACTAAGACAGAGATGGCCGAGACTCGTGTCAAAGTATACTTGGTCAGAGTCACTTAAAGATCCTTTGCATACTCCTGCGGCCGAGGGAGATAAGGGAAAGCCGAGAGAGACATGCGTGCATTATGGTTTGATCGCTTCCGGTAACCAAGTGGTCAAAGACGCCGAGTTTCGTGACCGCCTTGACCAGCGCTATGAGGGGAATGTGTTGTGTGTCGAAATGGAGGCCGCAGGATTGATGAATAATTTCCCATGTATTATCATTCGGGGCATTTGCGACTACGCAGACTCgcaaaagaacaaagactGGCAGGAATATGCTGCGGCAGTAGCCGCGGCATTTGCAAAGGAACTTCTTCACTATATTCAGCCACGCGATGTTGACGAAGAGCGACCAGTGAGAGACATAATTAAAGAGG TTCATAATGACGTTTCAcacatcaaggccaagctggaTGGAAAGGATGATATTGAAATCCTCGATTGGCTTACACGAACCGACTACGGTCCGCAGCAAAGCGATTACTTTAACCGACGTCAACCAGAAACTGGAATTTGGTTTCTTGAGTCGGTAGAGTTCCAAAATTGGGTTGCTACGGGCAAGCAAACGTTGTTTTGTCCAGGCATTCCCGGAGCAGGAAAGACTATCCTGACGTCAATTGTGGTCGATTACCTTTGCTCACAGTTTTATAACAACTCGAAAATCGGCATTGCTTACATCTACTGCAACTTCAGAATGCGGGATAAGCAGACAATTGACGATTTATTAGCAAGCGTGCTAAAGCAGTTAGCTGAAGGCCAGTTTTGTCTACCTCAGAGTGTCAAAGATCTTTATGATCGCCATAAAGCCCTTCGAACACGTCCTTCCATTAATGAAATCTTGACAGTTCTTCAATCTGTGACGTTACTATATTCAAGAatcttcatcgtcgttgACGCTCTTGATGAATGCGAGGAATCCAGTGGCTGCCGGATGAGGTTTATCTCGGAACTGTTTAAACTACAAAGGAGCAATGGAGCAAATATCCTTGTGACATCGAGGTTTATCCCGGATATTAGGGATAAGTTCAAGGGTAGCACAGAGGTTGAGATCCGTgctcatgatgaagacgtGCGAAAATATTTAGAGAGCCGGATAATACAGTTTGGTTCAGCATTCTTAAAAACACATCGCGAAAAAGTCGTAACAGATATAACAAAAGTGGTTCAGGGAAT GTTCCTCCTCGCACAGCTTCATTTCGAAACTATTAAAACTAAAAAGACGTTAAAGAAACTGAAAGATATCCTAGCAAACTTCCCGACCGGGCAGAAAGCATACGATTTTGCTTACGAAGAGGCTGTACGAAGAATCCAGGATCTCGATTCAGATTCCAAGGAGTTAGCATGGCTGGTCTTATCATGGATTACTTGCGCAAAATGCCCACTTACTACAAAGGAGCTACAGCATGCGCTTGCTGTAGAAATAGGCAAGACCGAATTAGATGAAGAAAACCTCGTCGAGATCGAAGACATGGTCTCGGTATGTGCCGGGCTGGTTACTATCGACGAAGAAAGCAAGATCATACGGCTAGTCCACTATACAACTCAGGAATACTTTGAGCGGACACAGAATCGTTGGTTTCCAACTAAACAGACCGAAATCACCACAGTTTGCGTCACCTACCTCTCATTCAGCGCTTTCGAGACTGGGCGGTGTGAAACAAACCGGGAATTTAGGAAACGATTACAACTGTTTCCGTTCTACGGTTATGCCGCACGCAACTGGGGGCACCATGCTCCCAAAGATGAAGCGAGTCAAGAAGTCATCGAGTTCCTCAAGAGTCCAGCCAAGGTTGAGGCATCGA GGTTCTTTGGGTTGCACAAGGCCGCAGATACActccttgaacttggataCAGCCCAAACGAGCAAGATGCTTGCAACCGAGAGCCTCTGTGGTATGTGGCCCACAGCGGACATGAGGTCCTCGCCAAGTTACTGTTAGCACGCGGAGCTATTGCGAATATTATTGACGGCTACGGAGAGAGTCCGCTCTTTACAGCAGCCGAAAACGACCGTCAAGGAGTCGTTGAGCAGCTACTAGCAGCAG GAGCTGATGTGAATTTTCCTCGCTCTTGGAGTGCACTcatagcagcagctgaaatCGGCCATCAAGAGATCGTCGAAAAGCTATTAGCCGCAGGAGCTAATGTTAATGCTCGTATTATTATTTCAACTGGTGGAAAAACCGCACTCGTGATGGCGGTTGAGAACGGCCATCAAGAGATTGTTGAGAAGTTATTAGCTGCAGGAGCTGATGTTAATGCTTTTACTGGTTTATATCGCGATGAAACTGCACTTATGGTAGCAGTTGAGAACGGCCATCAAAAGATTGTTACGAAACTACTAGCAGCAGGAGCTCTTGTTAGTGCTTTTACAGATTCACATAGCCATGAAACTGCACTTGTGATAGCAGTTAGGAACGGCCATGAAGAGATTGTTGACAAGCTATTAGCAGCAGGAGCTAATGCTAACGCTTTTAATAGCACACTTGATAAAGAAACTGCACTTGTGATGGCAGTGAGAAACGGCCATCAAGGGattgttgagaagctgtTGGCAGCAGGAGCTGATGCTAATTCTATTTCTACTGGCTCTATGGGACAGAGTATACTTGAGATAGCAGCTCAAGACGGTTACCAAGAGattcttgagaagctgttggCAGCGGGAGCCAATGCTGATTCTCCTCAAGGAACATTTGCACTTTTAATGGCCGCTGTAGTCAACAGGCGAGAGATTGTTGAAAAGCTGTTAGCAGCAGGAGCTAATTTTAAGTTTGATGACCGCCGTATGGGGCGGACTGTAGTTGAGAGCGAAGAGAGGAGATATTACCGAAAgaaggctgaggagctgTGGGAAATGTCTGGAGCAACCTGGCGGTAA
- a CDS encoding altered inheritance of mitochondria 5 domain-containing protein, protein MGFATGFTGGVTLTLSLAYLSVLAHQRTREAQSKSLRTQTLMIQHLIDPIPQPLPPTRSEVAAAQREAAVEVAKQRWNSEVENAVRWVQHTDWDEVREGMEGRVAYLWAKATGQSVEEVEKARRSLEPVKRTQKAGGEIAAATRGAFNQAKESAESVEMTAENRALDARLRTKKTIEETATEAKGIVSATLDKGREKAKEIVGKAKTAVGLAEAQVEEMTGDKAKSLSPVQQALNQRYEKPSKDTRTTAEILKERYVPLDKRDNSILRGL, encoded by the exons ATGGGCTTCGCAACCGGCTTC ACTGGTGGCGTGACGCTCACCCTGTCCCTCGCCTACCTCTCTGTCCTCGCCCACCAGCGCACCCGCGAGGCCCAAAGCAAATCACTGCGCACGCAAACGCTCATGATCCAGCACCTCATCGATCCAATTCCGCAGCCACTGCCCCCGACCCGATCCGAAGTCGCCGCTGCCCAGCGAGAAGCCGCCGTCGAGGTCGCCAAGCAGCGATGGAACTCTGAGGTCGAGAACGCTGTGCGCTGGGTGCAGCACACGGACTGGGACGAGGTTCGAGAGGGCATGGAGGGCAGAGTCGCGTACCTGTGGGCCAAGGCCACGGGCCAGTctgtggaggaggtggaaaAGGCGAGGCGCTCCCTGGAGCCTGTGAAGAGGACGCAGAAGGCTGGCGGCGAGATTGCAGCTGCTACGAGAGGGGCGTTTAACCAGGCCAAGGAATCAGCTGAGAGCGTTGAGATGACCGCCGAGAACCGGGCTCTGGACGCAAGGCTGAGAACCAAGAAGACCATCGAGGAGACAGCTACGGAGGCCAAGGGAATCGTTAGCGCAACTCTGGACAAGGGTCGAgagaaggcaaaggagattgtgggcaaggccaagactGCCGTTGGTCTAGCAGAGGCCCAGGTGGAAGAGATGACGGGCGACAAGGCCAAATCGCTGAGCCCTGTGCAGCAGGCTTTGAATCAACGATACGAGAAGCCTTCAAAAGACACACGGACAACAGCAGAGATTCTCAAGGAGAGATACGTTCCACTGGACAAGCGAGACAACTCAATTTTGCGAGGATTGTAA